A single Opisthocomus hoazin isolate bOpiHoa1 chromosome 1, bOpiHoa1.hap1, whole genome shotgun sequence DNA region contains:
- the CALD1 gene encoding caldesmon isoform X1, translating to MDDFERRRELRRQKREEMRLEAERLSYQRNDDDEEEAARERRRRARQERLRQKEEGDLSGEVTEKSEVNAQNSVAEEETKRATTTGGTDDEAALLERLARREERRQKRLQEALERQKEFDPTITDGSLSLPSRREVNNVEENETTGKEEKAETRRGRYEIEETEAVTKSYQRNNWRQDGEEEEKKEEKDKEEVQEEKPKEVSVEENQVDATTEKSTDKEEVVETKNLDINAEEHKAENDTNAVPEGEQSITDAVDKDKLRDEEKAEEERKKAEEREKLEAEERERLKAEEEKKAAEEKQKAEEEKRAAEERERAKAEEEKKAAEERERAKAEEEKRAAEERERAKAEEEKRAAEERARAKAEEEKRAAEEKAKLEAEKLKEKQKMEEKKIEDKQVKEKKVQEEKPQAAFLRKQGEEKEVKVEAKKEKLPDEKLQPASKKDQVKDDKDKGKAPKEEMKSIWDRKKGFPEQKAQNGEREPTAPKLKSTDKGFGRSNLKGTTNAEEAKLGSQVEAGKFDKLKEKQQEAAVELDELKKRREERRKIMEEEEQRKKQEEAERKAREEEEKRRMKEEIERRRAEAAEKRQKMPEDSVSEDKKPFKCFSPKGSSLKIEERAEFLNKSAQKSGTKPTHTTAVVSKIDSRLEQYTSAIEGTKAARPAKPAAPDLPVPAEGVRNIKSMWEKGNVFSSPSGTGTPNKETAGLKVGVSSRINEWLTKTPESNKAAAPKPSDLKPGDVSGKRNLWEKQSVEKPAAASSKVSAMGKKSETNAGLRQFEKEP from the exons GCTGTCCTACCAGAGAAACGATGATGACGAGGAAGAAGCTGCCAGAGAACGTCGCCGACGGGCTCGACAGGAGAGGCTGCGGCAAAAGGAAGAAGGAGATCTATCAGGAGAAGTAACGGAGAAATCAGAAGTTAATGCCCAAAACAG TGTGGCGGAAGAGGAAACCAAGCGTGCTACAACCACAGGGGGAACAGATGATGAAGCTGCATTGTTGGAGAGACTGGCAAGACGGGAGGAGAGGCGCCAAAAACGTCTACAGGAAGCCCTGGAACGTCAAAAGGAATTTGACCCCACGATCACAGATGGGAGCTTGTCACTGCCCAGCAGGAGAGAAGTAAACAATGTGGAAGAAAACGAGACTACGGGGAAAGAGGAAAAGGCTGAAACACGCCGAGGACGCTATGAGATTGAGGAAACAGAAGCAGTTACCAAATCATACCAACGGAACAACTGGAGGCaagatggggaagaagaagaaaaaaaagaagaaaaagacaaggaGGAGGTACAAGAGGAGAAACCAAAGGAGGTCTCCGTAGAGGAAAATCAGGTAGATGCGACAACAGAAAAATCCACAGATAAAGAAGAGGTAGTAGAAACAAAAAATCTAGATATAAATGCAGAGGAACACAAAGCAGAGAATGATACAAATGCTGTGCCGGAAGGGGAGCAGAGTATAACTGATGCTGTAGATAAAGACAAGCTtagggatgaggaaaaggctgaggaagaaaggaagaaagcagaagagagggagaaacttgaggcagaagaaagggagaggttaaaagcagaggaagaaaagaaggcagctgaggaaaaacagaaagcagaggaggaaaagagggcagctgaggaaagaGAGCGGGctaaagcagaggaggaaaagaaggcagctgaagaAAGAGAGCGGGctaaagcagaggaggaaaagagggCAGCTGAAGAAAGAGAGCGGGctaaagcagaggaggaaaagagggcagctgaggaaagaGCGAGGGCtaaggcagaagaggagaagagggcAGCTGAAGAAAAGGCTAAGCTAGAAGCagagaaattaaaggaaaaacaaaagatggaagaaaagaaaatagaagataAACAGGTAAAAGAGAAGAAGGTACAAGAGGAAAAACCTCAAGCAGCTTTCCTAAGAAAACAG ggggaagaaaaagaggttAAAGTGGAAGCTAAAAAGGAAAAGTTGCCAGATGAGAAGCTCCAGCCTGCCTCCAAAAAAGATCAG GTAAAAGATGACAAGGATAAAGGAAAAGCaccaaaagaagaaatgaaaagtatCTGGGATCGTAAGAAGGGATTTCCTGAACAAAAAGCACAGAACGGAGAACGTGAACCCACTGCCCCAAAACTTAAATCTACTGACAAAGGTTTTGG ccgcTCCAATTTGAAAGGGACCACAAATGCTGAGGAAGCAAAGCTGGGGTCTCAGGTCGAAGCTGGGAAGTTTGACAagctgaaggagaagcagcaggaggcggctgtAGAGCTGGATGAACTGAAGAAAAGACGGGAGGAGCGCCGGAAAAtcatggaggaagaggagcagaggaagaagcaggaggaggctgAGAGAAAAGCCAGAGAAGAG gaggagaagaggaggatgaaggaagaaattgaaagaaGGAGGGCTGAAGCTGCTGAGAAACGTCAAAAGATGCCAGAAGATAGTGTATCTGAAGACAAGAAGCCATTTAAATGTTTCAGTCCTAAAGGTTCATCTCTCAAG ATAGAGGAGCGAGCAGAATTTTTGAACAAATCCGCTCAGAAGAG TGGTACGAAACCCACCCACACGACAGCAGTTGTCTCAAAGATTGACAGTAGACTTGAGCAATACACCAGTGCAATTGAG GGCACAAAGGCTGCAAGACCAGCTAAGCCAGCAGCCCCCGACCTTCCTGTTCCAGCTGAGGGTGTCCGTAATATCAAGAGCATGTGGGAGAAAGGGAATGTTTTTTCATCACCCTCTGGGACAGGAACACCAAATAAG GAAACCGCTGGACTGAAGGTTGGTGTCTCCAGTCGTATCAACGAGTGGTTAACCAAGACCCCAGAGAGCAACAAAGCAGCTGCTCCAAAACCTTCT
- the CALD1 gene encoding caldesmon isoform X3, translating into MISRSYCRQNLSSLSKLSYQRNDDDEEEAARERRRRARQERLRQKEEGDLSGEVTEKSEVNAQNSVAEEETKRATTTGGTDDEAALLERLARREERRQKRLQEALERQKEFDPTITDGSLSLPSRREVNNVEENETTGKEEKAETRRGRYEIEETEAVTKSYQRNNWRQDGEEEEKKEEKDKEEVQEEKPKEVSVEENQVDATTEKSTDKEEVVETKNLDINAEEHKAENDTNAVPEGEQSITDAVDKDKLRDEEKAEEERKKAEEREKLEAEERERLKAEEEKKAAEEKQKAEEEKRAAEERERAKAEEEKKAAEERERAKAEEEKRAAEERERAKAEEEKRAAEERARAKAEEEKRAAEEKAKLEAEKLKEKQKMEEKKIEDKQVKEKKVQEEKPQAAFLRKQGEEKEVKVEAKKEKLPDEKLQPASKKDQVKDDKDKGKAPKEEMKSIWDRKKGFPEQKAQNGEREPTAPKLKSTDKGFGRSNLKGTTNAEEAKLGSQVEAGKFDKLKEKQQEAAVELDELKKRREERRKIMEEEEQRKKQEEAERKAREEEEKRRMKEEIERRRAEAAEKRQKMPEDSVSEDKKPFKCFSPKGSSLKIEERAEFLNKSAQKSGTKPTHTTAVVSKIDSRLEQYTSAIEGTKAARPAKPAAPDLPVPAEGVRNIKSMWEKGNVFSSPSGTGTPNKETAGLKVGVSSRINEWLTKTPESNKAAAPKPSDLKPGDVSGKRNLWEKQSVEKPAAASSKVSAMGKKSETNAGLRQFEKEP; encoded by the exons GCTGTCCTACCAGAGAAACGATGATGACGAGGAAGAAGCTGCCAGAGAACGTCGCCGACGGGCTCGACAGGAGAGGCTGCGGCAAAAGGAAGAAGGAGATCTATCAGGAGAAGTAACGGAGAAATCAGAAGTTAATGCCCAAAACAG TGTGGCGGAAGAGGAAACCAAGCGTGCTACAACCACAGGGGGAACAGATGATGAAGCTGCATTGTTGGAGAGACTGGCAAGACGGGAGGAGAGGCGCCAAAAACGTCTACAGGAAGCCCTGGAACGTCAAAAGGAATTTGACCCCACGATCACAGATGGGAGCTTGTCACTGCCCAGCAGGAGAGAAGTAAACAATGTGGAAGAAAACGAGACTACGGGGAAAGAGGAAAAGGCTGAAACACGCCGAGGACGCTATGAGATTGAGGAAACAGAAGCAGTTACCAAATCATACCAACGGAACAACTGGAGGCaagatggggaagaagaagaaaaaaaagaagaaaaagacaaggaGGAGGTACAAGAGGAGAAACCAAAGGAGGTCTCCGTAGAGGAAAATCAGGTAGATGCGACAACAGAAAAATCCACAGATAAAGAAGAGGTAGTAGAAACAAAAAATCTAGATATAAATGCAGAGGAACACAAAGCAGAGAATGATACAAATGCTGTGCCGGAAGGGGAGCAGAGTATAACTGATGCTGTAGATAAAGACAAGCTtagggatgaggaaaaggctgaggaagaaaggaagaaagcagaagagagggagaaacttgaggcagaagaaagggagaggttaaaagcagaggaagaaaagaaggcagctgaggaaaaacagaaagcagaggaggaaaagagggcagctgaggaaagaGAGCGGGctaaagcagaggaggaaaagaaggcagctgaagaAAGAGAGCGGGctaaagcagaggaggaaaagagggCAGCTGAAGAAAGAGAGCGGGctaaagcagaggaggaaaagagggcagctgaggaaagaGCGAGGGCtaaggcagaagaggagaagagggcAGCTGAAGAAAAGGCTAAGCTAGAAGCagagaaattaaaggaaaaacaaaagatggaagaaaagaaaatagaagataAACAGGTAAAAGAGAAGAAGGTACAAGAGGAAAAACCTCAAGCAGCTTTCCTAAGAAAACAG ggggaagaaaaagaggttAAAGTGGAAGCTAAAAAGGAAAAGTTGCCAGATGAGAAGCTCCAGCCTGCCTCCAAAAAAGATCAG GTAAAAGATGACAAGGATAAAGGAAAAGCaccaaaagaagaaatgaaaagtatCTGGGATCGTAAGAAGGGATTTCCTGAACAAAAAGCACAGAACGGAGAACGTGAACCCACTGCCCCAAAACTTAAATCTACTGACAAAGGTTTTGG ccgcTCCAATTTGAAAGGGACCACAAATGCTGAGGAAGCAAAGCTGGGGTCTCAGGTCGAAGCTGGGAAGTTTGACAagctgaaggagaagcagcaggaggcggctgtAGAGCTGGATGAACTGAAGAAAAGACGGGAGGAGCGCCGGAAAAtcatggaggaagaggagcagaggaagaagcaggaggaggctgAGAGAAAAGCCAGAGAAGAG gaggagaagaggaggatgaaggaagaaattgaaagaaGGAGGGCTGAAGCTGCTGAGAAACGTCAAAAGATGCCAGAAGATAGTGTATCTGAAGACAAGAAGCCATTTAAATGTTTCAGTCCTAAAGGTTCATCTCTCAAG ATAGAGGAGCGAGCAGAATTTTTGAACAAATCCGCTCAGAAGAG TGGTACGAAACCCACCCACACGACAGCAGTTGTCTCAAAGATTGACAGTAGACTTGAGCAATACACCAGTGCAATTGAG GGCACAAAGGCTGCAAGACCAGCTAAGCCAGCAGCCCCCGACCTTCCTGTTCCAGCTGAGGGTGTCCGTAATATCAAGAGCATGTGGGAGAAAGGGAATGTTTTTTCATCACCCTCTGGGACAGGAACACCAAATAAG GAAACCGCTGGACTGAAGGTTGGTGTCTCCAGTCGTATCAACGAGTGGTTAACCAAGACCCCAGAGAGCAACAAAGCAGCTGCTCCAAAACCTTCT
- the CALD1 gene encoding caldesmon isoform X2 has protein sequence MDDFERRRELRRQKREEMRLEAERLSYQRNDDDEEEAARERRRRARQERLRQKEEGDLSGEVTEKSEVNAQNSVAEEETKRATTTGGTDDEAALLERLARREERRQKRLQEALERQKEFDPTITDGSLSLPSRREVNNVEENETTGKEEKAETRRGRYEIEETEAVTKSYQRNNWRQDGEEEEKKEEKDKEEVQEEKPKEVSVEENQVDATTEKSTDKEEVVETKNLDINAEEHKAENDTNAVPEGEQSITDAVDKDKLRDEEKAEEERKKAEEREKLEAEERERLKAEEEKKAAEEKQKAEEEKRAAEERERAKAEEEKKAAEERERAKAEEEKRAAEERERAKAEEEKRAAEERARAKAEEEKRAAEEKAKLEAEKLKEKQKMEEKKIEDKQVKEKKVQEEKPQAAFLRKQGEEKEVKVEAKKEKLPDEKLQPASKKDQVKDDKDKGKAPKEEMKSIWDRKKGFPEQKAQNGEREPTAPKLKSTDKGFGRSNLKGTTNAEEAKLGSQVEAGKFDKLKEKQQEAAVELDELKKRREERRKIMEEEEQRKKQEEAERKAREEEEKRRMKEEIERRRAEAAEKRQKMPEDSVSEDKKPFKCFSPKGSSLKIEERAEFLNKSAQKSGTKPTHTTAVVSKIDSRLEQYTSAIEGTKAARPAKPAAPDLPVPAEGVRNIKSMWEKGNVFSSPSGTGTPNKETAGLKVGVSSRINEWLTKTPESNKAAAPKPSDLKPGDVSGKRNLWEKQSVEKPAAASSKVSAMGKKSETNGLRQFEKEP, from the exons GCTGTCCTACCAGAGAAACGATGATGACGAGGAAGAAGCTGCCAGAGAACGTCGCCGACGGGCTCGACAGGAGAGGCTGCGGCAAAAGGAAGAAGGAGATCTATCAGGAGAAGTAACGGAGAAATCAGAAGTTAATGCCCAAAACAG TGTGGCGGAAGAGGAAACCAAGCGTGCTACAACCACAGGGGGAACAGATGATGAAGCTGCATTGTTGGAGAGACTGGCAAGACGGGAGGAGAGGCGCCAAAAACGTCTACAGGAAGCCCTGGAACGTCAAAAGGAATTTGACCCCACGATCACAGATGGGAGCTTGTCACTGCCCAGCAGGAGAGAAGTAAACAATGTGGAAGAAAACGAGACTACGGGGAAAGAGGAAAAGGCTGAAACACGCCGAGGACGCTATGAGATTGAGGAAACAGAAGCAGTTACCAAATCATACCAACGGAACAACTGGAGGCaagatggggaagaagaagaaaaaaaagaagaaaaagacaaggaGGAGGTACAAGAGGAGAAACCAAAGGAGGTCTCCGTAGAGGAAAATCAGGTAGATGCGACAACAGAAAAATCCACAGATAAAGAAGAGGTAGTAGAAACAAAAAATCTAGATATAAATGCAGAGGAACACAAAGCAGAGAATGATACAAATGCTGTGCCGGAAGGGGAGCAGAGTATAACTGATGCTGTAGATAAAGACAAGCTtagggatgaggaaaaggctgaggaagaaaggaagaaagcagaagagagggagaaacttgaggcagaagaaagggagaggttaaaagcagaggaagaaaagaaggcagctgaggaaaaacagaaagcagaggaggaaaagagggcagctgaggaaagaGAGCGGGctaaagcagaggaggaaaagaaggcagctgaagaAAGAGAGCGGGctaaagcagaggaggaaaagagggCAGCTGAAGAAAGAGAGCGGGctaaagcagaggaggaaaagagggcagctgaggaaagaGCGAGGGCtaaggcagaagaggagaagagggcAGCTGAAGAAAAGGCTAAGCTAGAAGCagagaaattaaaggaaaaacaaaagatggaagaaaagaaaatagaagataAACAGGTAAAAGAGAAGAAGGTACAAGAGGAAAAACCTCAAGCAGCTTTCCTAAGAAAACAG ggggaagaaaaagaggttAAAGTGGAAGCTAAAAAGGAAAAGTTGCCAGATGAGAAGCTCCAGCCTGCCTCCAAAAAAGATCAG GTAAAAGATGACAAGGATAAAGGAAAAGCaccaaaagaagaaatgaaaagtatCTGGGATCGTAAGAAGGGATTTCCTGAACAAAAAGCACAGAACGGAGAACGTGAACCCACTGCCCCAAAACTTAAATCTACTGACAAAGGTTTTGG ccgcTCCAATTTGAAAGGGACCACAAATGCTGAGGAAGCAAAGCTGGGGTCTCAGGTCGAAGCTGGGAAGTTTGACAagctgaaggagaagcagcaggaggcggctgtAGAGCTGGATGAACTGAAGAAAAGACGGGAGGAGCGCCGGAAAAtcatggaggaagaggagcagaggaagaagcaggaggaggctgAGAGAAAAGCCAGAGAAGAG gaggagaagaggaggatgaaggaagaaattgaaagaaGGAGGGCTGAAGCTGCTGAGAAACGTCAAAAGATGCCAGAAGATAGTGTATCTGAAGACAAGAAGCCATTTAAATGTTTCAGTCCTAAAGGTTCATCTCTCAAG ATAGAGGAGCGAGCAGAATTTTTGAACAAATCCGCTCAGAAGAG TGGTACGAAACCCACCCACACGACAGCAGTTGTCTCAAAGATTGACAGTAGACTTGAGCAATACACCAGTGCAATTGAG GGCACAAAGGCTGCAAGACCAGCTAAGCCAGCAGCCCCCGACCTTCCTGTTCCAGCTGAGGGTGTCCGTAATATCAAGAGCATGTGGGAGAAAGGGAATGTTTTTTCATCACCCTCTGGGACAGGAACACCAAATAAG GAAACCGCTGGACTGAAGGTTGGTGTCTCCAGTCGTATCAACGAGTGGTTAACCAAGACCCCAGAGAGCAACAAAGCAGCTGCTCCAAAACCTTCT
- the CALD1 gene encoding caldesmon isoform X4 yields MDDFERRRELRRQKREEMRLEAERLSYQRNDDDEEEAARERRRRARQERLRQKEEGDLSGEVTEKSEVNAQNSVAEEETKRATTTGGTDDEAALLERLARREERRQKRLQEALERQKEFDPTITDGSLSLPSRREVNNVEENETTGKEEKAETRRGRYEIEETEAVTKSYQRNNWRQDGEEEEKKEEKDKEEVQEEKPKEVSVEENQVDATTEKSTDKEEVVETKNLDINAEEHKAENDTNAVPEGEQSITDAVDKDKLRDEEKAEEERKKAEEREKLEAEERERLKAEEEKKAAEEKQKAEEEKRAAEERERAKAEEEKKAAEERERAKAEEEKRAAEERERAKAEEEKRAAEERARAKAEEEKRAAEEKAKLEAEKLKEKQKMEEKKIEDKQVKEKKVQEEKPQAAFLRKQGEEKEVKVEAKKEKLPDEKLQPASKKDQVKDDKDKGKAPKEEMKSIWDRKKGFPEQKAQNGEREPTAPKLKSTDKGFGRSNLKGTTNAEEAKLGSQVEAGKFDKLKEKQQEAAVELDELKKRREERRKIMEEEEQRKKQEEAERKAREEEEKRRMKEEIERRRAEAAEKRQKMPEDSVSEDKKPFKCFSPKGSSLKIEERAEFLNKSAQKSGTKPTHTTAVVSKIDSRLEQYTSAIEGTKAARPAKPAAPDLPVPAEGVRNIKSMWEKGNVFSSPSGTGTPNKETAGLKVGVSSRINEWLTKTPESNKAAAPKPSEPALLLFFFFGGLFAKLVR; encoded by the exons GCTGTCCTACCAGAGAAACGATGATGACGAGGAAGAAGCTGCCAGAGAACGTCGCCGACGGGCTCGACAGGAGAGGCTGCGGCAAAAGGAAGAAGGAGATCTATCAGGAGAAGTAACGGAGAAATCAGAAGTTAATGCCCAAAACAG TGTGGCGGAAGAGGAAACCAAGCGTGCTACAACCACAGGGGGAACAGATGATGAAGCTGCATTGTTGGAGAGACTGGCAAGACGGGAGGAGAGGCGCCAAAAACGTCTACAGGAAGCCCTGGAACGTCAAAAGGAATTTGACCCCACGATCACAGATGGGAGCTTGTCACTGCCCAGCAGGAGAGAAGTAAACAATGTGGAAGAAAACGAGACTACGGGGAAAGAGGAAAAGGCTGAAACACGCCGAGGACGCTATGAGATTGAGGAAACAGAAGCAGTTACCAAATCATACCAACGGAACAACTGGAGGCaagatggggaagaagaagaaaaaaaagaagaaaaagacaaggaGGAGGTACAAGAGGAGAAACCAAAGGAGGTCTCCGTAGAGGAAAATCAGGTAGATGCGACAACAGAAAAATCCACAGATAAAGAAGAGGTAGTAGAAACAAAAAATCTAGATATAAATGCAGAGGAACACAAAGCAGAGAATGATACAAATGCTGTGCCGGAAGGGGAGCAGAGTATAACTGATGCTGTAGATAAAGACAAGCTtagggatgaggaaaaggctgaggaagaaaggaagaaagcagaagagagggagaaacttgaggcagaagaaagggagaggttaaaagcagaggaagaaaagaaggcagctgaggaaaaacagaaagcagaggaggaaaagagggcagctgaggaaagaGAGCGGGctaaagcagaggaggaaaagaaggcagctgaagaAAGAGAGCGGGctaaagcagaggaggaaaagagggCAGCTGAAGAAAGAGAGCGGGctaaagcagaggaggaaaagagggcagctgaggaaagaGCGAGGGCtaaggcagaagaggagaagagggcAGCTGAAGAAAAGGCTAAGCTAGAAGCagagaaattaaaggaaaaacaaaagatggaagaaaagaaaatagaagataAACAGGTAAAAGAGAAGAAGGTACAAGAGGAAAAACCTCAAGCAGCTTTCCTAAGAAAACAG ggggaagaaaaagaggttAAAGTGGAAGCTAAAAAGGAAAAGTTGCCAGATGAGAAGCTCCAGCCTGCCTCCAAAAAAGATCAG GTAAAAGATGACAAGGATAAAGGAAAAGCaccaaaagaagaaatgaaaagtatCTGGGATCGTAAGAAGGGATTTCCTGAACAAAAAGCACAGAACGGAGAACGTGAACCCACTGCCCCAAAACTTAAATCTACTGACAAAGGTTTTGG ccgcTCCAATTTGAAAGGGACCACAAATGCTGAGGAAGCAAAGCTGGGGTCTCAGGTCGAAGCTGGGAAGTTTGACAagctgaaggagaagcagcaggaggcggctgtAGAGCTGGATGAACTGAAGAAAAGACGGGAGGAGCGCCGGAAAAtcatggaggaagaggagcagaggaagaagcaggaggaggctgAGAGAAAAGCCAGAGAAGAG gaggagaagaggaggatgaaggaagaaattgaaagaaGGAGGGCTGAAGCTGCTGAGAAACGTCAAAAGATGCCAGAAGATAGTGTATCTGAAGACAAGAAGCCATTTAAATGTTTCAGTCCTAAAGGTTCATCTCTCAAG ATAGAGGAGCGAGCAGAATTTTTGAACAAATCCGCTCAGAAGAG TGGTACGAAACCCACCCACACGACAGCAGTTGTCTCAAAGATTGACAGTAGACTTGAGCAATACACCAGTGCAATTGAG GGCACAAAGGCTGCAAGACCAGCTAAGCCAGCAGCCCCCGACCTTCCTGTTCCAGCTGAGGGTGTCCGTAATATCAAGAGCATGTGGGAGAAAGGGAATGTTTTTTCATCACCCTCTGGGACAGGAACACCAAATAAG GAAACCGCTGGACTGAAGGTTGGTGTCTCCAGTCGTATCAACGAGTGGTTAACCAAGACCCCAGAGAGCAACAAAGCAGCTGCTCCAAAACCTTCT